In Deltaproteobacteria bacterium, a genomic segment contains:
- a CDS encoding formate--tetrahydrofolate ligase (catalyzes the formation of 10-formyltetrahydrofolate from formate and tetrahydrofolate), which produces MKLDPTKMKDWQISEAAEENMKTVYQLGEELALEKEELLPYGHYVAKIDYAKVLERLKGRPDGKYIDVTAVTPTPLGEGKSTCAVGLMEGLGKRGKKVMGAIRQPSGGPTFNIKGSAAGGGLALVIPLSKFSLGLTGDINAIMNAHNLGMTALTARMQHESNYTDEQLARRGLKRLNIHPKSVEFRWIIDFCAQALRNITLGIGGRMDGFTMQSGFNIAVSSEIMAILAVANDLKDLRERIGRIVLAYDRTGKPVTTEDLEVAGGMTAWMVEAINPNLMQTIEGQPCMVHAGPFANIAIGQSSIIADRIGLKLTDYLVTESGFGADIGFEKFWNLKCRFSGLKPNCAVVVATIRALKCHGGAPIPRPGRPMPEEYNTENVEWVEKGCANLIHHIETVKKAGINPVVCINAFYNDTKDEIAMVRRLSEQVGARVAVSEHWLKGGDGALEFADAVVEACEEENEFRLLYDLDMPIRERIELITREVYGGDGVTYSPEALAKAKAMEQDPEISKLGTCMVKTHLSLADDPNVKGVPKGWNLLVRDILTYKGAGFVVPVAGAISLMPGTGSDPAYRRIDVDTDTGKVRGLF; this is translated from the coding sequence ATGAAACTAGACCCAACTAAAATGAAAGACTGGCAGATTTCCGAAGCTGCCGAAGAAAACATGAAGACCGTATATCAGCTTGGCGAGGAACTGGCCCTTGAAAAGGAAGAGCTTCTTCCGTACGGCCATTACGTAGCAAAGATCGATTATGCCAAGGTATTGGAACGTCTCAAGGGCAGACCGGACGGAAAATATATCGACGTGACTGCTGTCACGCCGACTCCTCTGGGTGAAGGTAAAAGCACCTGTGCAGTAGGTCTGATGGAAGGTCTCGGCAAGAGGGGCAAGAAAGTGATGGGAGCTATACGGCAGCCATCCGGAGGGCCCACTTTCAATATCAAGGGCAGCGCTGCAGGAGGGGGGCTTGCGCTGGTCATTCCGCTTTCGAAGTTTTCTCTCGGACTCACAGGCGATATCAACGCCATCATGAATGCCCATAATCTGGGCATGACCGCCCTTACTGCACGCATGCAGCATGAATCGAACTACACAGACGAACAGTTGGCCAGGAGGGGGCTGAAGCGTCTCAATATCCACCCCAAGAGCGTGGAATTCAGGTGGATAATCGATTTCTGCGCCCAGGCCCTGAGGAACATAACTCTGGGAATCGGGGGCAGAATGGATGGTTTCACTATGCAGAGCGGTTTCAACATAGCCGTCAGTTCGGAAATCATGGCGATACTCGCGGTAGCGAATGACCTCAAGGATCTCAGAGAACGTATAGGCCGGATAGTCCTTGCCTATGACCGTACAGGAAAGCCTGTTACTACAGAGGACCTTGAAGTGGCCGGCGGCATGACTGCCTGGATGGTGGAGGCCATTAATCCCAACCTCATGCAGACTATTGAAGGCCAACCTTGTATGGTACATGCAGGACCGTTTGCAAACATTGCCATAGGTCAGTCTTCGATCATTGCCGACAGGATCGGATTGAAGCTTACCGACTACCTGGTAACTGAGAGCGGCTTTGGCGCTGATATAGGCTTTGAGAAATTCTGGAACCTCAAGTGTCGCTTCAGTGGGCTAAAGCCTAACTGTGCAGTGGTAGTGGCCACCATCAGGGCGCTTAAATGCCACGGCGGAGCCCCCATACCCCGTCCCGGTCGCCCGATGCCAGAGGAGTATAATACTGAGAATGTAGAGTGGGTGGAAAAGGGATGCGCAAATCTGATCCATCATATCGAGACGGTGAAAAAGGCGGGCATCAACCCGGTGGTCTGTATTAACGCTTTTTATAATGATACAAAGGATGAGATCGCCATGGTGCGCAGGCTGAGCGAGCAGGTAGGAGCACGGGTGGCAGTATCAGAACACTGGCTTAAGGGTGGAGACGGTGCGCTGGAATTTGCAGACGCGGTTGTCGAGGCCTGTGAAGAAGAGAACGAGTTCCGTCTCCTTTACGATCTTGACATGCCGATTCGCGAGCGCATAGAGCTGATCACCAGGGAGGTCTATGGCGGTGACGGCGTAACTTACAGCCCGGAGGCCCTTGCCAAGGCCAAGGCCATGGAACAGGATCCCGAGATTTCCAAGCTGGGGACCTGCATGGTAAAAACCCATCTCAGCCTTGCAGACGATCCGAACGTCAAGGGTGTACCCAAGGGATGGAATCTCCTTGTACGGGACATCTTGACTTACAAGGGTGCGGGTTTTGTGGTCCCGGTCGCCGGCGCCATAAGCCTCATGCCCGGAACCGGCTCTGACCCTGCCTATCGCAGGATCGATGTAGACACGGATACCGGAAAGGTCAGAGGTCTCTTCTAA
- a CDS encoding threonylcarbamoyl-AMP synthase, which yields MLLEIDPKRPSPRQINMVAEILRRGEIIVYPTDTCYGIGADIFNKKAIGRIYQIKGLHKSTPFSFVCANLRDISRYAFVTDYAYRILKRFLPGPYTFILEGSREVPKMMLTKRRTVGIRIPDHPVCKAIADALGNPLISTSAGIGNEPVWSDPKEINEVLGKRLAMVIDCGIIPAVPSSVISLVNDETLVLRKGKGDVSAFIEKKA from the coding sequence TTGCTGCTGGAAATAGATCCCAAAAGACCCAGTCCACGCCAGATAAACATGGTTGCAGAGATCTTGAGGAGGGGAGAGATAATCGTATACCCCACAGATACCTGTTATGGCATAGGAGCTGACATCTTTAACAAAAAAGCTATCGGACGCATTTACCAAATCAAGGGACTTCATAAAAGCACACCCTTCAGTTTTGTGTGCGCAAATCTGAGAGACATAAGCAGATATGCCTTTGTGACAGACTATGCCTACAGAATATTGAAGCGGTTTCTGCCGGGCCCTTACACCTTTATCCTGGAGGGATCCAGGGAAGTCCCCAAGATGATGCTTACAAAACGCCGCACCGTTGGAATTCGTATTCCAGATCACCCGGTCTGTAAAGCAATAGCTGATGCCCTTGGGAACCCGCTTATAAGTACCTCGGCAGGCATAGGCAATGAACCTGTATGGTCAGATCCCAAAGAGATTAATGAAGTCCTGGGAAAGAGGTTGGCTATGGTGATAGACTGTGGAATTATCCCAGCGGTACCATCAAGCGTGATATCGTTGGTGAATGACGAGACACTGGTGCTCAGAAAGGGTAAGGGTGATGTCTCGGCTTTTATAGAAAAGAAGGCATAG
- a CDS encoding integration host factor subunit beta codes for MLKGDLIARLQHNFPQHLKKDLKTVVDMVFDAMISALKEKGRIEIRGIGSFSLQRQKGREFVNPKTGLLTICPSSYRIIFRAGKELRSDD; via the coding sequence ATATTGAAGGGTGATCTTATTGCCCGGTTGCAGCATAATTTTCCTCAGCACCTGAAAAAGGACCTCAAAACCGTTGTAGATATGGTCTTCGATGCGATGATTTCAGCGCTTAAAGAAAAAGGAAGGATAGAGATCAGGGGCATAGGAAGTTTTTCACTGCAAAGGCAAAAGGGACGGGAATTCGTGAACCCCAAGACAGGTCTGCTGACAATATGTCCTTCAAGCTATCGCATAATTTTCAGGGCGGGTAAGGAACTAAGGTCTGATGACTAA